The following coding sequences are from one Lolium rigidum isolate FL_2022 chromosome 6, APGP_CSIRO_Lrig_0.1, whole genome shotgun sequence window:
- the LOC124668162 gene encoding uncharacterized protein LOC124668162 isoform X1, which translates to MRIYMWRFSIAPQHSMITSTSFFDVVPILASRFLRPRHIDGPHSKIANDDRFFPYFENCLGAIDGSHVPVTRSPQLQAPWRNRKGSLSQNVMFACDFDLNVTFISCGWEGSATDARVLSSALLNCLTALLALFAGSIAEGNFNFTSTSTTSREDLTQVISDDDEPEGDTEADIAERESEDEHEVMDPAPSAQSMTQVEHQVKGKRVAAARNKLAKIPKRSSKKRNSDGIVQVMERMVQVREKEVTQEQPLQKFSITRCMDALKTLDGMTGSIKIPALDVFKIADNREIFLNLVDDKDDKDGTAMTWLLAQIAKLP; encoded by the exons ATGAGGATCTACATGTGGCGTTTCAGCATAGCGCCTCAACATTCCATGATTACCTCAACTAGTTTTTTTGATGTTGTTCCCATCCTAGCAAGTCGTTTTCTGAGGCCTCGACACATTGACGGGCCACATTCCAAAATCGCAAATGATGACCGCTTCTTCCCATATTTTGAg AATTGTTTAGGTGCCATAGACGGGTCACATGTTCCTGTCACTAGGTCTCCTCAACTTCAAGCTCCGTGGAGGAATAGGAAAGGGTCACTAAGCCAGAATGTTATGTTTGCCTGCGATTTTGACCTGAATGTGACCTTCATATCGTGTGGATGGGAAGGTTCCGCTACTGACGCCCGAGTACTTAGTTCGGCGCTACTCAATTGTTTGACTGCTTTGTTGGCTCTTTTTGCAGGGAGCATAGCTGAAGGCAATTTTAACTTCACTTCAACCTCAACTACATCAAGGGAGGATCTGACGCAAGTAATAAGTGATGATGATGAACCTGAAGGAGATACCGAGGCTGATATAGCTGAGAGAGAAAGTGAAGATGAACACGAAGTTATGGATCCGGCTCCAAGTGCTCAGAGTATGACTCAGGTGGAACACCAAGTGAAAGGAAAAAGGGTTGCTGCTGCAAGGAACAAGCTTGCAAAGATACCAAAGAGGAGTTCTAAGAAGAGGAATTCCGATGGAATTGTGCAAGTGATGGAGAGGATGGTGCAAGTGCGTGAAAAGGAAGTCACTCAAGAACAACCTCTACAGAAGTTCTCTATTACCAGATGCATGGATGCACTGAAGACATTGGATGGTATGACAGGTTCTATTAAAATCCCTGCATTGGATGTCTTCAAGATTGCCGACAATCGTGAAATATTTCTCAACCTTGTTGATGATAAAGATGATAAAGATGGCACCGCCATGACGTGGCTCCTTGCGCAGATAGCCAAGTTACCATGA
- the LOC124668162 gene encoding uncharacterized protein LOC124668162 isoform X2 yields MRIYMWRFSIAPQHSMITSTSFFDVVPILASRFLRPRHIDGPHSKIANDDRFFPYFENCLGAIDGSHVPVTRSPQLQAPWRNRKGSLSQNVMFACDFDLNVTFISCGWEGSIAEGNFNFTSTSTTSREDLTQVISDDDEPEGDTEADIAERESEDEHEVMDPAPSAQSMTQVEHQVKGKRVAAARNKLAKIPKRSSKKRNSDGIVQVMERMVQVREKEVTQEQPLQKFSITRCMDALKTLDGMTGSIKIPALDVFKIADNREIFLNLVDDKDDKDGTAMTWLLAQIAKLP; encoded by the exons ATGAGGATCTACATGTGGCGTTTCAGCATAGCGCCTCAACATTCCATGATTACCTCAACTAGTTTTTTTGATGTTGTTCCCATCCTAGCAAGTCGTTTTCTGAGGCCTCGACACATTGACGGGCCACATTCCAAAATCGCAAATGATGACCGCTTCTTCCCATATTTTGAg AATTGTTTAGGTGCCATAGACGGGTCACATGTTCCTGTCACTAGGTCTCCTCAACTTCAAGCTCCGTGGAGGAATAGGAAAGGGTCACTAAGCCAGAATGTTATGTTTGCCTGCGATTTTGACCTGAATGTGACCTTCATATCGTGTGGATGGGAAG GGAGCATAGCTGAAGGCAATTTTAACTTCACTTCAACCTCAACTACATCAAGGGAGGATCTGACGCAAGTAATAAGTGATGATGATGAACCTGAAGGAGATACCGAGGCTGATATAGCTGAGAGAGAAAGTGAAGATGAACACGAAGTTATGGATCCGGCTCCAAGTGCTCAGAGTATGACTCAGGTGGAACACCAAGTGAAAGGAAAAAGGGTTGCTGCTGCAAGGAACAAGCTTGCAAAGATACCAAAGAGGAGTTCTAAGAAGAGGAATTCCGATGGAATTGTGCAAGTGATGGAGAGGATGGTGCAAGTGCGTGAAAAGGAAGTCACTCAAGAACAACCTCTACAGAAGTTCTCTATTACCAGATGCATGGATGCACTGAAGACATTGGATGGTATGACAGGTTCTATTAAAATCCCTGCATTGGATGTCTTCAAGATTGCCGACAATCGTGAAATATTTCTCAACCTTGTTGATGATAAAGATGATAAAGATGGCACCGCCATGACGTGGCTCCTTGCGCAGATAGCCAAGTTACCATGA